The Sphingomonas sp. G-3-2-10 DNA window TTGGCAGATGGTACCCTCACCGTTGCAGAAATCGCGGCCGCAGTCGGCATTCGATATCAGCACGCCTATAATGTCCTCAATCGAAGCGGCCTGCTCGGTAAGGCCAAGGTCAACACGTGCGCCGCGCCGGTCGATAGGCCCTCTATACCGCGTGCGCCCCGCATTCCTCGCGCAGCGATCATCAAACCCGAACTTCGAGCGGAGACGCTACTAGACGCGGGGTTTCGCTGGGCTTCGGCTTGGAGCATCGATGAGGCGGACGCGCTAATCCTCACGGAGCCATTGCCGAAGGAAGTTGGGGTGTACGCCTTCGTAAAGGCAGGAATAGTGGTGTATATCGGCGTTGCCACAATGGGACTGGCGAAGCGCATTTATTTCTACGGCAAACCCGCCATCACTCAGCGCACCAGCTTGCGCCTCAACGCTACTATCCGCGAGGAATTGGGTAATTCGAGCGAGATAGACATCCTCATTGCTCAACCCGAAGACATGACATGGAACGGACTGCCCGTTCATGGCTCCGCCGGTCTGGAATTGGGTTTGATCAAGGCATATTCCCTTCCCTGGAACATGCGAAGTTCGGGCTAGGCGGCACATCGTCGCTATGGTCCGGCGTGGCCTCCTGCGGGTGGCCGCCGGTAGCCGCTTGGGCACCGACCGCAATGCGGGCACCGCACCACTTATCCGATTGGAGCGAGAATGCGCGGAGACATCGACAATACCCAGCGAGTTTGTCTGGACGGGTCATCTTCGGTTCGGGAGCGAGTGCTTTACAGCGTCCAATCCCTACCGGAGCAGCGCATCCAAGTGGCGTCGGTGCGCGTCGAGTACTCCCATGTTGCTGTGTGGAGACCCTACGATCCCTCGGACCTCGGTCACGACGCGCCTTGGAAGTCCGGCATTTGGCGGAACATCTACGCGATCCGGTTGCCTCTAGATCAACCTGCAGGGCGTCCCGGACGGATCACCTACGGTCTTGCTCCCTTCGAGCATGACGGCGCAGTCACCACGTTGCCGAGAGTGGAACTTGTCTTAAGTGGCGAACTTAGGCGGTATCTCCAAGGCGATCGTGAAGGCGATCGTGACCATCGGGCGGCCTAGTTTGAGATTGTAGCAATCCGGCGAATCTCGGAACATGATCACCTCGCTAGAACGGCGGCGATCTTCTGACGAGTGGCTGGCGGTAGGCGATCTTGCAGAACGTGGTCGAGCCAACGTGCTTTCGCTAGGAAGCTGCCCTACCGGGTGAGCCGTCTAAATTTGGGAGGTCGATGGGAAGCCACCAAACCACCAGCGTTGGATCGTGCTATCGCTTTATGTTTGCTACCAAAACCCAGCATCGACTCAGAATCTGTTCATGCTGGTCTCGGCGCTGATGGGGCTGGAGCGGATGCAGGCGGCCTATGCCCATGCGATCGCGCAGGAATATCGCTTCTACTCTTACGGCGATGCGTCGCTGCTGTTACCGTAGGCGGGACAGCCGGGGGTGTTCCGGCACGAAATCGGGGGACTCATGCGTTCTGCGATCACCGCGCTTCTGGCGGCTTCGGCCGCCGTCATCGCCACGCCCGCGCTGGCGCAGGACAGCGACATCGACGGCTGGAACCTCAACGACGATGGCCAGTCCTGCGCCATCTCGAAGCTGGGCGAGGATAGCCGCAGCCTGACCATGATCAACAATGGCAAGCCCCAGGCCGATGGCATGGGCTTCATCCATCTCGACCTGAACGGCGCCATCGAAAAGGGTCAGCCGGTGACGCTGGGCGTGTCGATCAACGGCGGCGAGTTCGTCGACCGGCCGGCGACCAGCATGGTGCTGAGCGGCGGCGAGACCGGGTTCATGCTCTACACCGTTCCGCTCAGCACCTTCGTCGGCAATCCGAAGGGCACGATGCGGTTCCGCTGGAACGGCAAGATCATCCACAGCTTCAGCATGGACGGCATGTCGCGGGCATCGGCCGCGCTGATGGAGTGCGGCAAGAAATACTGATCGCGACGGGCGTCGCGCGCCGCGCCGCCACGCAATCGCCACAGACTGGCGCTTCTACGGTGTCGGCGATGCACCGTCGCTGCCGTTCGTGGAGTATGCCCCAATGCGCCTGATCCTGATGCTCGCGGGCCTGTTCCTCGCCGCGCCCGCGCTGGCGCAGCCTGCTCCCGGACCGGGTGGCCCGCCGCCGCAGGCAGGCCAGCGCCCGGCGCAGCCAACCGCCAACATCATCGCCGAACCCGTCGCGATGATGATCGCCGCGTTCGACGCCGATGGCGATGCGCGCGTCACCCGCGCCGAATTCGAAGCCGGGCTGACCCGCAGCTT harbors:
- a CDS encoding GIY-YIG nuclease family protein; its protein translation is MTKADRIRGLADGTLTVAEIAAAVGIRYQHAYNVLNRSGLLGKAKVNTCAAPVDRPSIPRAPRIPRAAIIKPELRAETLLDAGFRWASAWSIDEADALILTEPLPKEVGVYAFVKAGIVVYIGVATMGLAKRIYFYGKPAITQRTSLRLNATIREELGNSSEIDILIAQPEDMTWNGLPVHGSAGLELGLIKAYSLPWNMRSSG
- a CDS encoding S-adenosylmethionine:tRNA ribosyltransferase-isomerase, whose translation is MWEVDGKPPNHQRWIVLSLYVCYQNPASTQNLFMLVSALMGLERMQAAYAHAIAQEYRFYSYGDASLLLP